tccatcttcaagggggcatcgcttcgtgttggttgccaCGGATTgtttcactaaatggaccgaagcagttcttttgaagaatatgacacatagagaggtgattgagtttataactgagcacattattcatagattcggtattcctcaaactttgactacggatcaaggttcttcattcaTATCAAAAGAGGTACGTGCATTTATCGAATCTTATAAAatcaagttgctcaattcatctccatattatgctcagacCAATGGACAGGCTGAGTCAAGTAATAAGACTTTGATTAAGcttattaagaagaaaatacAAGAAgatcctaagaggtggcattaTGTGTTATCTGAAgtattgtgggctcatcgtatatctcatCATGGTTCTaccaaggttactccttttgatctTGTATATGGTCAACAAGCCGTTTTACCCTTTGAAACCTGGACGCCTATAGATTGGCTAAGCAAAATGATCTTTCCGTTGTTGATTATTATAATTCAATGATGGATCATATCGATGAGGTGACCGGCAAGCGGATGAAGGCTTTAAAAGAGATTGAAAAAGACAAGCATCGggttgctagagcttacaacaagaaggtaaaagataagtcttttcaggttggagatctagtttggaagacaatattgCCTCTCGGGATGAAAAGTaataagtttggcaaatggtcgccaagttgggagggtccgtATAGAGTTATTAAAGTTATCTTCGGGAATTCTTACATGATGGAGACGCTGCAAGGAGATCGactacctagagctatcaatgggaagtacttgaagaaattctaccccagtGTATGGCAAGATGCATGAAGGAGAGATGGCCGATTTATGAAGATCGCCCTTAGCAGTATTTTTTAGGCTCTAGTGTTGTATAGAATACTTCTGTTTTGCTTTTTAGCTCGTAAAACTCCCTAAAAAGTAggaggggcatatgttgacagccaaaattggcacctgccgaggccgaccggtctgatcggtcgggccgaccggtcagaccggtctggtctgtacagtctgagtagaattagggtttttgtaaagagtcctcatgtaatcctactcgtgaaagGGTACGTCTTCTccagcctataaatataaaggctaaggccgattgaagttattcccaatcgaatcaatcaaaatatcgcattaatttttgtctctcaaaccctagccttttccaaaactagattgctttcttccttcgtctctacggcgtttgaagacgttctgagtggcctgccgacttcAAGACAACCCTACGTTCATAAgctctgacggggtccctcccgagcttgttGTTCTAGGTTTACGGCGACACCctgcttgcaccggtcagaccggtcggcggcacCGGTGAGACCAGCCTGCCCAGGGATTCAcaggtgttgatcgttttgacgatcatTCGCACAtgctagcgcattcgagtgtgttggtgcgattctgtgtcaacagttAGATATTCACtctttttttcgcgaccgtgtgCCTGaacacgtttttcattaagagaaaaGCAGTTACAGACACAATCTTGATGTGGTCAAGCAAAGATTGACCAACATAAGAGCACAAAGGACTAAAAACAGAGAAATACTAAAAAAACGCACACATAAATAAGGAAACACAATGATAATACAAACGACAGCAAAGCAACATGGAGAAGACAAAGAGCACAACCCACACCCCTAGCTACAATCCTACAACTGGACCTGCTAGCAGAAGCAACAATGTCCAGGGGCAAAGGTCGACGACCTAGCAAAGGTGGCCAAGCATCTACCCGAACAACCAACCACGGCGGTAAAGCAACCGCCCGAAGCAAACTTCGACCAATGCGATGACAGCGGCAAATCATCTGCTAGACTGGAacgacggcaaagcatccgctagCGAAGAGAAGCCGACGACCAAACGCGACCTGGACGATGCAGATGGAATGAAGCGAAGGCAGGCACAGAAGCATAAGCTCTCCGAGGAAAGCAATTGACCGCCACCAGCAAAGCTTCCAAGACAATACTTCTAGGAAGGAAACGACGCCACAGGCGTCGACGTCGACGTTGTCCGACCGACATGGTCTAGGTTTTCACCCGAAATGCTCACtagagagggaggaaaagggCAGAAAGATGATGCCTTCAAGAAGGTAAACAGCACCCGAGGGCATTGTCATCCGCAAGCAGATCCAAGGCTTTCACCACCGCCTCTTTCCCACCCAGAGCCGACGGCAGACACAacgagcggcggcacggccacAACCCCGGGCCACACCAAGGGGCCGGCAGTGGCAGCCACGGCCACACATCCATCGAGAGCGGCGAGGACACGTCCCCATGACCAGGCGAAGCACCATGTGGCGTCCGCAACCACCCTCCCCCCCTCCCGGCTTAGaggggagcaggcggcggcgacggaccTGGCTGCCCAGCAGAGAGCAACGCACCCACCGGCTCCCGCCGACGACGAACCGGACGtgagggccacggcggcggaggatggCACCGCAAGACCAAGCACCGAACGAGCAGGCGCCGCGCACCAGCCACGCGAGCCCGAACCCGCAGCCCCCGCCGAAGCCGCAGCACCGCCGTAAACAGTGGTGGAAATGAACATATGCCTGGGaatttggtggggattgttagaataaatgggccaagagCCTATTTAAAAAAATGATCAATAAATCCCAAGGCCTATATTTTTAAGGGTTAGTTACAACTGTGATAATACCAAAAAAACAAATAACCGGAAACTGATCTTTCAATACCTGGTTAATGGTTGTTAACGAATGACCAGAAACTAATCTTTTAATGGCTGGTTGATGGCATTAACCTGGGTACTCAAGGTGTCCCCTAAAGCCTAATAAGAGAGGCATTACATCCTTTGTCTTTCACGGAAAAAAATGGAGAGAGCTCCACTAATGTGCTGCATTTTTGTTATCCCTGTTCCGGTGATTTGTGTGCATGAACTTCACTGGAAgaagagcaggcctccgaagcTGCGCCCTAACAAGAGACTCTGCACCAGAGGAGTAGAAGGATGATCAAGTTTTTGGGGATCGCATCAGCGCGACTACTCactgcgaacgactacttcgtctacttcccggcgttgCCTTTGCACAGCAAACACCTGCACGGCATCAACTTTGATCGACTACATCGAGCAGGCTCGACTCGCGATGTCAGGTAACGGAGCATCTGGTTCCTTCAGAACCGGCCCCACCTCTGTGTACTTTCTGAACTTTATGTTCATGTTTATTATTTTTGTTACAAGCCCATTGAATCATGCTCTTATTTTTATCTATAGAAATGTCATGATTTATGCTCTctttttttaaattaaaatgAACCGTAATTAGCCTCTAATTCTAACAAGAGGGGGGCGAGCGCGACGGAGGGGTTGGCTTCAGCACTGCCGCTGGCCGCTGCAGCCACCGGCCAGCGGCGACGGGGGTCGCCGAAGCCTGGGaagatgggcggcggcggcggccagcagaaCCGGGGAAGATGGGGATCGGAGCGGCTGCGGCGACGCGGGGTCATGGGCTGCAGCGGATATTCACTCTTAGTGTCCCCATCTTTTTGGACACTATGTAAGAGATCAATACAGGAGACACACAATTTAGTGACGCGAAATAAAAACACATCAGTGAAATACTAGCACTAATTGGGACTTTTTATTACCTTTTTTGACAAAAGGATTGGAGTAGTTTCCTGCACAAGCTGAAGCTCGAGAGCACACATatatcactctgttcgctgttctgtgactggtggctggtgcggatttgttgtgagagaaaaataatgctggctggctgatggctggcagctggtgctggtttggtgtgaaagaaaaatattattcgctacagcgaacagagtgtagttttattttgaaaacatcgTGTGAAACAAATTATTACGTTGTTCTATGATTTTTTTCCTAAATTGGATGCTTGAGTGGGCAATTTTTCATCCCAGTTGTTTTTATTGCACTGTTCAATTTTGGTATTATTAGGTAATTATGTCTGTGTGTTGCTACGGATAAAGTTGGTATAATTATCGGATACGTATTGATGCATGTATattaatttgtagggatctaCGTAATCGAGTCGTAGACGGAGGGGGTTGGTCCGATTCGCATATGGGATGGACTAAGGCCCACATGTCAATAACATAGGTGGACCAATCCAAACAATCAAACCCAAAAATTAGGTGGAAATTttactcgctttagtaatagATATAGATTACAATGGACATTCCTTGGATGTTTCTCGTTACACGTCCGGACTCTAACAGGGctaattatattatttattgACCCGGCCACAAACAATAGAAAAACAGAGCAATACCTCTATCGCGAGGTACAGTTGACAGCTTCGTTGCGCTTTAGCTCAAGCTTGCTGTGGCCTCTATATCGTTTCCGTGGCTCTCCTGCAGCTCCATGATGGGCTTCACCTTGcgctcggtgatggcgatgCAGATGTCGTTGGGGAACAGGTTCCGGAGCACGAAGGCGTGCACCACGGTggtggcgagcagcgccgccaccgtgaGCGTGGCCACCGCGGACAGCGCCACGCACAGCGCCTTGGTGAAGCCGTTGTCCACCTCGGTGGAGTAGCggatcgccgcggccgccgcgctggcCATCGGCGACGTGTACGCCCACCACGCGAGCGAGAACCTGAACCCGCGGAAGAAGTTGATCCGCACGCCCAGCGACGCGTACAGGAACATGCCGACGAAGAAGGCCACCCTGGAGGCGTGCCCGAACTCGCCGGTGATCTTGGACCACGCCACCGACGACACGCTGGGCCCCGCCACGAAGAGGAAGAACACCGGGTGGAGCTCCTTGGGCAGCGTCTCGTTCGTCGGCAGCCGCTGGTACAGCGTCACGAACAGCACGGCGTAGTGCGCGAGCCCGAcggcgaagaagaagaggggaCCCTCCCGGAGCCCCATGGTGGCGCCGAGCTGCGCGCCGACGAAGTTGCCCAGCAGCGAGAGGTGGTTGGACGGGTTGGCCACCTTGGACAGccggcgctgaccgccggacATCCACTGGCCGTAGATCTTGAGCGCCAGGCAGAGGAGCGGCGCCATGAGCACGAACCAGAGCCAGTGCGGCAGCCTGGTGGCCCTCGTCACGGCGTGCGGCACGCCGATGGCGAGGTAGAGGCAGGTGACCCACGGCGCGAAGAAGAAGTTGACCCGGATGGGGTGGTAGTACTCGCGGCGCACTGCCTCGAAGTAGAGCGCCGCCTTGCAGGCGTAGGTGGCCGAGACGGTGAGCATGAGCGCCGCCGAGACGCACCAGAGCACGAGGTTCACCTTGGCGGTGACGTGCAGGAACGTGGTCGGCACCGACAGCGCGATCACCTTCCACAAAATGGCCTGGCTGCTCACGCCCATGGGGATACCGAACGCCGAGATGGGGAACCGGAGCAGGAACGGCCACGTCGTGTCCGACGGCAGCACCAGGTCCTCCGACGGCTGATGAACAGAGAGGTTAACAATGGAGCACACGATGAGTAAGCTTCGCGTCTTCGTCCACAAAGACTACCTGAATGCGCACTCACGAACCTTGAGTTGGTCGAGCTCGGGGCCTTCCAGCGCGGCGTAGAAGCGATCGACCTCGGGGACGGACGTGGCGGAGGTGCGGCGGCTGCCGATGGCGTCGCCGACGTCGTCTTCACCGCCCTCGTCGTCGAAGCCGTCCGGCGGCCCGCCGGCAAGGTGGGTGATCTGCCGCTCGAGCTTCCCGGACCACGTCTTGAACGAGTCGTACCGCCTGTCCCAGTtcatcgccgccgcggcccggctgcggctgcggccggcggctctgctcgcgagccgcgcgggcggcggggcggggatcGGCTGCGACCGGAACATCATGGCATCCGCATCCCTGTCGGGCTGCGTGAAGCGGACGCTGTTGCTCCCCTTGTCCTGCGCGGCCAGGCGGTGCGGCCCGCGCGCGGCGTTCGCCACCATGGCCTGCCGCCGGAGATCGGTGGAGTCGGCCGTCGCGGTGCTGGTGGGCGTGGGGACGCCGAAGCTGCCGGGCGACGCCGGCAGGCTGATGGACACGGGCACGGGCTGCACGGCGCGGAAGCCTGCTTCCGGAGGATGGAGCTGCGTCTCCAGCGGCGGGAGGACCACCTcgctgcgccgcggcggcgggacctGCGTTGCGCAGACGCATAGAAATCCATCATGTCCATGTCCACCTTCCTCGTCGTCCATgggcgggacggcggcgaggcagcggtGGCGTAGTGGGGCAACAGGCTCACCGGGGGATGGACGGGCGGTTTGGGGTGGGCGACCGCCTCAGCGTTCCTTGGCGGCAGGGCGCCGGACTTGCTGCTGTTCGCCTCCATGCCTCAGCTGGCAGAGCAGAAGTGAGCAGCCAACAGGGCTCAGGGCTCGCTTTCAGTGGCTCTGTTGCCTTGGGCTTTGGTTGCCTCTTCTCTGGTTTCCTGCATGTCGGATATATAGATGTCAAATCGGCCAGGCAATTCGTAATAACAAACTCTTCACATGTGGAATTCATTTCGGCACACTTTTTGATTCAGGCGCCGGTTGGAAGCggggccgccattgccgccgtggTTCGTGGGGACATCACGCGTATGCTTCAAACAACTAAGCTAGCAACATAACATTTACAGCACTACATTAAAAGTGTTTAATGTAGGTTACTGGGCAAGCAAGTTAGGCCATCTCCAACCCATACTGTCTATGGTgtctaaagaaaaaaaaaagagtaagaAACTATCCATAGACACTACATCCCCAATGCATAGTTTCTTGTGTAGACattttgtcttgcattagaaacCATGTCTATCTTTTTGCTCATTAACTCACTTGTCATGTCACCAAATTGCTTATGTGACATCCTCTTTAATGCTATGGAAACCATCCTAATAGGAGGGTTGGGACTGGTCTTAGTGTGGCGGGCATAGTTACTCCCTTTGACAATATTAGTCCATCAACTGCGCTATTTGCATAGACTAGTAATTTTTAACGTATGTAATTGTTAGAAATTCAAGGATAAAAATGTGGGGCAAAAGCTAATAATGCTTCTTTATTTTTTGTGAACTCTCTCTCTTATCTGTTCATATTTTAACATATATAAtactcatatatattttttacataTGAGTATTTCTTACATATATAATACTCATATGTATATTTCTTAAGGAGGAGAACCCGGGCGGCCAGCATGCCAGCCTCTGAATCAAGCGCCTGGGGTTCGAATCTCGTCGGCCGCGCTCTTGCTAGAGTAGAGGATGGGTCGGCCGGAGCGTAAGAACCCCGTGCCTAGGGTCCTGGCGTAGGGGGCTACACTAACCTCTGGCCCCTAATGTATATTCATTACATTTATCTAGTTTGATATACTTTAACGATGAATCATTCCTTCCATTCAAATATATAGGTTGTTTTGGTTTTTTTAATATGTAATATTTGCTATCCATCTAGATATATACTATGTCTAGGTGTAAAGAAAAAACTATGTATCTAAAAAATAAactgacctataatttggaacagataCGGTATATGTTGTTACATCCTTATTCCTTTTGGGTGCCACCTGTGCGGACGCACAGGGCCCCATTTCTTCAGGGCCCTAGAATTTGTCCGTAGCCCATCGCGATCAAGCCCATTATACTAGTTAActtttactccctccatcctatgAATAGTGCAATTTTAGTTTTTTAAACAGATTAGTGATGCCgtgaaaatatttttatacCCTCGTTTGTTTGCCACATCAGATAGTTTTAGCATGCAAATCAAATTCCACTTAATTAGGCAGGTAGTTGAGATCAAATCTCTAGGATTGTACTCTTTgtggaaaaaaaatttaaacgcatgattgcattttttttcatgggacggagggagtgtGTTGTTTCTAACCGGCCGGCCAAAATGTAACTGACATACACTGGACGCGCGCCCCTGATCTAAAGGCGACCCCCCCTGCTTGCCCAATTACCCTCGAGTCTTGCCAGTTGCCGGCCAAAATATTGAAGATTTTATTTAAAGAAACACGGCCGGAATAAAGTTGTTTAAGTAAATATTAAGCAACTAAGattaaatagatactattcttGACATGTTTCGTTCCTATATAATAGGTtatattatatttaatattcaATTGTTCTATTTTACTAGTCCGTTAGGCCTAACTTTAGAGTTTTGCACAGAGCCCCAATCTATGCTGTTTCTTGCATTGCACTTCCATGCTTGTGCTTAGTATATGTTTAGTCGAAACCTCAGTTTGATCtaggtgtttagcatggaactAGATATTCTTTCTACATGTATGTATACATGGTTTGTCTAGTGACATGCATTATGGATGTATGCTTTGAGTTACCATTTTTGTCTTAATAATGTCAAAAGCATGTGATTACGAGCACGTACGTATATAGGAGTCATTTgggatttttttaataataacGGATATCAGTGAATTAGATGCAAATTTATTAGTAGGTAGCTATAGATATTTTGATAATAGCATAGGCAAGCAATTCATATATAGGTTTATGGGGTGGGAGATTTACTTTAGACTTTTTTTATAATGGAAGAACTTAGTAGTTTAGGTATATGTTTATTAGGGGGGTATTTTATGTATTTTCATACTAACAGAGATGTATAGAAAATATAATTGATCTAATGACTATTATTATCAATGAAGATTAAATTTCTGGTACTTGCGGGCAGATTACggtttttgtgagaatttctatgaTCCTTTTTTTTCCTATGACGTCTCGTTAGGATTTAATGTGGAGGCTCAAAAGGGAGCATCTAATTCGTGATAGTAACATCAATCATGCTTGCTAAACTTGATGATtccttttaatttatttttgtgtCGATCAACACAGGATTTCTCGTGACTGACAGCGTTTAGACTTTGCTTTGCTTCGTTAACATTCTGCGAAGCAAGTAATTTGCATTTTTGAAACACATTTGGAGAACATGAAAGTATAATTTGTTAAATTACAGATCGCCTGCCAAGTCTTGTCATAGATATCCTGTTCTCGTCAGCTTAACGCGTGTACCTTCATTTTCAGTCACTTGATCTCCTCCAAAACATCATCCAGAAAGCGTGAAACTTCGTTATTCTATTTTAATTGTGAGGAATGCAGTGGAGGTCAATTTTAAGTAAGTACTGTAGCGTCCATGCTCTTATTAATGCTTTAGTACCGAAGTTGTAATGGAACGTTGCCAACCTTTGGAACCTGAACATTAACCAATGGTCCATAATGGCGCATGTAAATATGTATGCTTAGTTACTCAAGCTGCAATCAAGCTATCTGCAACTGGGCCGTTTGGATCTCTCATTTTGGAAGAATTGAAATCTACTCAATAAATTACACTATTTGGCTCAGAATTTGACATCCAATCACTTTCCAAAGTTTAGATATAAGCCTATCCTAAATTCATAGGGTGGTAGATGGAAATTGGTTCTATATAACATCAtgctatatttttattttgtaaCTTACAGCACGTCCTTGATTGGCTCACTCAACTACAGTAGAAATAAATATAGCACATAATTAGTATCTCCCTCATATAACCAATaacaatatatataaatatacttCGTATATAATCATATTAACTTAATAGATTTGCGTCTAAATTATGATGATCAGAAGGAATTCAATTCCAAGGTTATAAACGGGGCCTAAGGGACAATACGATTTTGATATTTAGTTAATCGTTCAGTCCAACTTTATTAGAGTACGGCACATATATAGTATACCTTGAGGTATTGTTTAGCCGTGTGAAGCACATCTTATTAGTTAGTGCGATTTGGTGGCCTAAAATTTAGCTATGAGCAAAGCAGCACTACTATCATATCTGCCCATGAAGTCCTCgacaaaaataattatattttatGGTTGATTAGGCATGGAACTTGAGATTATTTGTTCCTTAATATAGTCATCAGGGGGTCACCAAATTTGTCTGCATGAACTTTAGGAATTAATGGAATAATGGTTGCATATATTGCATTATCATCATGAACTGTGCGTTTTTACTTTTTAGTATGTTTAGTTGATAAAAGAATAAGGGGCAAGTAAGCATAATGAGAGCACAGCATGGATAGTACAACGCCATATCCTCCACACTATGTTTTAAATTCTTGTATATCTGTTCCTCCTCTGCTCATCTTCTTGTATTTTCCTACGCAATGTGCATCCTAACAGAGAGCAGTTGTAGTGCACAGAGAGCCCTATTACTTTGGAACAAGCAGACATATTACAAACATCCATGCAAGAAAACGGAATATGATAAAGCAAGAAGCAAATGGTTATGTGCATCCAAAATCCACTAGTTTGTTAATTGAGGTTGAGAGGTAGATGCTATATAAAATCACCAAGTTGGATCGTGCCACACGTAGGTGCATATTCAAATTAAGCATTCGTATTGAATATACAAAACACCCTTTGAGTACCTGGACCTGACATGTGACATATACTATTCCTGGGCATAAAAATTGCTCAGGGATGGCTACAAGAGAGAATAATTTTCAGGTGAGTGTAGTCAGCAATTTGCTGTAAAGTGTTCGTCAGTCATCGAGCCAGTTTCTAATTTGATCTGGGCACTTCTCTTATATATGTATAAGCTTGGCAAACATTagaaatataaatcatgaataacttttaagttattAAGTTTGAAAAAGTGAAAGATGTATGTATAGATTTGTATTAAAAAgcactttcataaaaatatatatatttcaacaaatatttttctaaaaataagcAGTCAAAGTTATATTTTTAAGACCATGTTGCTGTTCTAAACATCTTCTATTTCCTATATGGAGAGAGTATATGTACAATAATATTCATACCAAATCCTTGGGCTTAATGAAATCAATATATAGAATGATTTGATATGGTAGACTATATATCGTGAACTAGCTTCTGATATATTGCCATCCTTCCATCACAAAACACAAGGCTCGAGATAGAAGTCGAAGGGCTCAAAATGGGCATCACCGCCAGTTTGGGGGCATTGGATTTAAGTCGATGGTGATAGAGGAGCCATCATCGGGGattcatcaccgccggttcataaaCCGTTGGTGATGAGTACTTCTCACTGCCAGTTCGTGTctggaaccgttggtgatgggaACATCAACACCACGGGTTCAAGACACAACCGGCGACTCATCACCAATGGTGGTGGTCAGTGGCGGACCCAAAGGGTAGTCCAGATAGTCCCGGGACCACCCTAAATTTTGGGCCTTATTTTCTTTACTAGTTAGCTAACTTTGGCCCAGAGAACCAAAGCCCAATAATCAGTCTTCAAGAGAGCTGCCCGACTGTGCTGCTGATTCTTTGCGCACGGGCTCCTGTGCTGCTACAGAGCCTCCCTGTGTTCAGGCCTTGCTGCCGGACTTCTTCTATTTGCTTTGAATATGGTGTGCAAAAGCCCAAGGGTGAACTATTGATTTTGGACGTTTTGAGCACATCTATTTGCTTGCTCCATATCTGAATTTGCTCTGCTCCGTTCGGCTTGTATGATTAAGACTTTGGCAGTTTCGCAATAAATCTAGGCTTTGAACTACTTAAAATATTGCATTTTCAGTCATATTACATTTTATGTAAGTTTTCTACTTAAAATGTTGCATTCAAGGTATTATGTTGCCTTTTAATATACATAAATCATTTTTAGTTATTTTATATTATATACGAATTACTGTAGTATTGAATAGGACTACCCTAGATTAAAATCTTGGGTCCGCCACTGGTGGCGGTGAAGACATTCTTcccataaaaaaatattcatacAATAATATTGCACCATTTATACAacaaatataatatataattatagtaGCAAAATTCAACCATATGATATCATACATCGAGATTAAACAAAAGAGTATGTACATCAAAATTAAAACAAAGAGTTCGTCCATACATCTAGATTAAAGCAATCCATATATCGAAATTAAAACAAAGAGTCCATA
The nucleotide sequence above comes from Panicum virgatum strain AP13 chromosome 3K, P.virgatum_v5, whole genome shotgun sequence. Encoded proteins:
- the LOC120699249 gene encoding S-type anion channel SLAH2-like; its protein translation is MEANSSKSGALPPRNAEAVAHPKPPVHPPVPPPRRSEVVLPPLETQLHPPEAGFRAVQPVPVSISLPASPGSFGVPTPTSTATADSTDLRRQAMVANAARGPHRLAAQDKGSNSVRFTQPDRDADAMMFRSQPIPAPPPARLASRAAGRSRSRAAAAMNWDRRYDSFKTWSGKLERQITHLAGGPPDGFDDEGGEDDVGDAIGSRRTSATSVPEVDRFYAALEGPELDQLKPSEDLVLPSDTTWPFLLRFPISAFGIPMGVSSQAILWKVIALSVPTTFLHVTAKVNLVLWCVSAALMLTVSATYACKAALYFEAVRREYYHPIRVNFFFAPWVTCLYLAIGVPHAVTRATRLPHWLWFVLMAPLLCLALKIYGQWMSGGQRRLSKVANPSNHLSLLGNFVGAQLGATMGLREGPLFFFAVGLAHYAVLFVTLYQRLPTNETLPKELHPVFFLFVAGPSVSSVAWSKITGEFGHASRVAFFVGMFLYASLGVRINFFRGFRFSLAWWAYTSPMASAAAAAIRYSTEVDNGFTKALCVALSAVATLTVAALLATTVVHAFVLRNLFPNDICIAITERKVKPIMELQESHGNDIEATASLS